The DNA sequence AAGTCCAAGAGTTTCAAATAAGATTACACCAAGCTGTTTGGTAGAGTTAATATTAAACTCTGAACCTGCAAGCTCATAAATCTCTTTTGTCAAATTAGCAAGACTATCTTTTACCTCATCTAAGAACTTCTCTAAAAATACAGTATCTAGTGCTATACCGTTTTCTTCCATCTCTAAAAGAGTCTGCATAAAAGGTATCTCTATCTCATCTGCTTCATCGATCAGGTGTGCCGCATTTTGCAGTTCTAGTTTTTGTAAAAACAAGTTGTAGAGTTTAAGTGTTATATATGCATCTTCTGCTGCATATTTACACGCTTCTTCAAGTTCAACCGATGAAAAATCATCTCCTTTTTTTACTGTATCTTTAAACGATATCATCTTATGGTTCAGTAGTTTTTCTGAAAGTTTATCAAGTGCAAGAGCTGCTTCTGAATTGATAAGCCATGCAAGGATCATACTGTCTGCATAAGGTTTTAAGGTTTCGCCTACAAATTTATTGACAAAGTGTAGATCAAACTTGATATTGTGCCCTACTACAAGTGATTTGAAGATCTTCTTGATAGCCTCTTTTGCATCCTCTTGGGAGATCTGTTCACCGACACCTAAATAGAAGTGTCCAAAAGGAACATAATACGCTTCATCTTCATTAAAACAGAATGAAAAGCCGACTAACTTATCGGTTTTATAATCAAGTCCAGTTGTTTCCGTATCAAAGGCTACAACACTCAACTCTTCAAGTTGTGAAAGTACTTCGTTGAGAGTTTTTGTATTCGTGATCAGAGTTGTTTTAAACTCTTCTGCACTTTTATCCTCTTCAATCTCTTCTTGAGCTTTTTTCACAGCCTGCTCTTTTCGCTCTTCACTTACCATATTCTTTGCATGAAGAGTTCTAAGGACTGCATTTTGCTCATACTGTACAAGTTCATCGTAAATATTTAAAAATGGATTTTCAACATCCATTTTATACTCTTCAAAATCTAAGTTTTCAAATGCATCATCACGAAGAGACACAAGCTGCTTAGACATATATGCCTGCTCTTTAGACTCGATCAGTTTCTTTTGATTTGCCCCTTTGATCGCATCTATATTTGCATAAATATTATCGAGTGTTCCGAACTCTTTTAAAAGTTTTTCCGCACCAACTTTTCCGATCCCTTTTACACCTGGAACGTTATCGGCACTATCTCCAAGAATTGATTGGTAGTCAATGAACTGTTTTGGAGTTACTCCGTACTTTTCATAACACGCTGCTTCATTGATGCTTTTTCGCTTGATTGCATCTACCAACACTACTTTATCGTCATCTATAAGCTGATAAAGGTCTTTATCGTGTGAGACTACACGTACGATATAACCCTTCTCTTTTGCAAATTTTACAACCGTCGCGATCATATCATCTGCTTCAAAACCAGTAAGTCCAAGTGTTTTATAACCCATTTTATTGATCCACTCAATAGCTACTGGAAGCTGCATTGTAAGTTCCGGCGGAGGTGCTTGACGGTTTGCCTTATAGTTTTCATCTATCTCATTTCTAAAAGTAGGACCTTTAGAATCAACGGCAAAGATAAGATAATCGCTGTCATGCTCTTTTTGCAATGTTGAGATAAAGTTTGTAAAACCTGTTAAAAGCCCTGTCGGGAAACCGTCTTTAGTTTTAAGATGTTGTGGAAGTGCATAAAAGCTTCTGAAAAAGAAGCCGAAAGTATCAATAACTGTAACTACTTTTGACATTATACTTCTGCTTCTTCTTCGATAATATCTAACATATCATCAATTGCATCTTCTAGAATTTCATACTTATAACCGCCATCTCTTGCTTTGCGAAGTGCAAAGTTAATCGCTTGCTCGGAAAAAGGCTTATTAATAGGTAACGCTGTCTTTACTATATGTAAAGCCGTTGCAAACTCTTTTATTTCAGCAGGAGCTTCTTCCGGCGTATCTGCGAAACGGATCATTTCAACAAACTCTTTAGGAAATCCCCAGTGTTCAAAAACCTTAGACGTCACTTCAGAACTTGTAACCCCTACATAAGATTTTTCAACTTGAGCGAGATTGTTCGACATCTCCACTTCAGATTTAAAACTAACATCTTCATCTTCTTTAATTACGTCACTAGCAATTAAAATTTTTCCTGTTTCTTGCAAAAAAGCTGCCAAATAAAGTTTTTCTGCTTTTGCTTTATCTATTTTTGAATACCATTTAGTCATTAAGGTTGCTTGCATAGAAGAGATTTCCGCAAAATCATCACTTGTAATTCCATACGGCTGCATATCAACGTTTAAAAGTTTTCTTACCGCATTTCCAACAGCAATGCTTCTCGTCATACTCATACCGAAAAGCGATACCGCTTGAGCGACATTTTTGATCTCATTTCCAAAGCCGTATAAAGGAGAATTGGCAGTTTTTAAAAGGTTAGCTACGATCATAGGATCATGTTCAATTACTTTAGCAAGATCAGCTACACCAGATTCAGAGTCTGCGAAAACCCTATCGATTTCAGCAATCGTTTTTGAAAGAGGAGGAAGTGACTTAATACTCTCTATAATTGAACTTTTCATAGTCTCAAAACCTTTTTATTTTTATTATATCTAATTCTAAATTTAATCTACTTCAATTAATGACACTGTTGTACGGTTCTTAAAGGGTTTGTAAGATAATCGTAACCGTTGTATATAGTAAAACCGCCATACAAAATAACTGCTACACTTGAAAGACTCATCATCATGTTTCTAAAACTTGTAGCACTTGCCATTGAAGATAAAAACCCAAGCCCAAACATTGCAGGAATCGTACTGATACCGAAAATAAACATTACCAAAGCACCATACAATGGACTTGCCGTTGCAGCTGCTGTGATTGCGAAGAAATACACAAAACCGCAAGGCAGTAGTCCGTTAAGCATTCCAAGAACGAAAAAACTAAAATTTGATTTCGAATTAAGTATGCTTCTAAAAGCATTTTTATACATTTGCGAAGATGAAAATGTATGCTCAATCACTGTTAAAAATTTAATTTTTCCCATTAATGACAAACCGGCTAATACCATCACAATACCTGCAAATACCAACAATGCACCGTTTGCAGTATTTGAAAACGTAACTACACCACCGAGCGAACCAAAAATTGCACCTAAGATCGTATATGTAAATACTCTTCCCAAACTATACAGAAGGTGTGCCACACTTTTTGAAACTTTGGAACTCTGCGGCTCTATTTTGATACTAGAGTATGCTAAAACGATACCCCCACACATACCTATACAATGTCCAAAAGAGCCTAAAAATGCGATGCTAACTATTGCTATTATATTTACTGTATCCACTTATTTATCCGTTAAAATTTTTCTTATTTTCGGATCTTGCATAGTTTCACCACGCAGTGTAAAAAGTTTCATCTGCTCAAAGTTTACAAGTCCCTCTTGTTGTTTTTCATACGCTCCAAATCCAAAGCCCATAGGTGTTATTTCATCTCTTGAATAATAAGCTTCTCTTGCATCTATCCATTTATGAGTATCTCTACTCATTACCCAGATCTTTGCACTCTCTTTAAATGGTTTGTTTTCAAGCCATAAAACAAAATCTCCATGATCATGAAAAAACCAAGTTTTTCCGTCTTTTGCAACAATCTGAGATGCATATTTCAGATCATCGATAATCATCCCGCAATAGCTGTCCTGATATTTGTGAAGCTCAATTTGAAGTGGAATTTGCTTGAGGTTTCCCTCCTTGATCACAACCATATGCTGCGTCTTTCCTAGAGAAAGAAAGATAAAAACTATAACTACTACAAAAAGTAAAACTATTAATATTGGTGCTATTTTTTTCATAGTATGTATTATACTTTTATAATCTTAATAAGCTTTTTAGTCACTAAACCATATTAGTTTAAATTTCTGGCCTTACTCGCAGTTTATTATGCTATTATGAATTATATTAACAACTAGGATAAAATAAGTTGACATTTAAAGAACTGGGTCTATCAGCACCTCTATTAAAAGCGATACAAGAACAAGGCTATACAAAGGCCACACCGATACAGGAAAAAGCTATACCTGTAGTATTAGAAAAAAAAGACATATTAGCAGGTGCGCAAACAGGTACGGGAAAAACAGCAGGTTTTACATTACCTTTACTGGAACTGCTTGCACGCGATAAAGCAACAAAAGATAAACGTCATGTTCGTGCACTCATATTAACGCCGACACGTGAGTTGGCAGCACAAGTTGGTGAGAGTGTATCTCTTTACGGGAAGTATCTTCCTTTTAAATCTACCGTGATTTTTGGAGGTGTCAAGATAAACCCTCAAATCACTCAACTAAGAAAAGGTGTAGATATCGTGGTAGCTACTCCCGGAAGACTCCTTGACCATATATCGCAAGGAACGATCAAACTCTCAAAAGTTGACTTCTTCATACTTGATGAAGCGGATAGGATGTTAGATATGGGGTTTATCAATGATATTAAAAAAATTATGAAACTCCTTCCTAAAGAGAGACAAAACCTTCTCTTCTCAGCAACTTATTCAGATGCGATCAAAAAACTCTCAGAGAGTTTACTGAAATCTCCGACGCTTATAGAAGTAGCGCGAAGAAACACTTCAAGTGAGATCGTAAAACAAGCAGTTTACCACGTTGATAAAGCACGTAAACGTGAGCTTTTAACACATCTTATACGTGATGGAGATTGGAAGCAGGTACTCGTCTTCACAAGAACTAAACATGGGGCGAATAAACTATGTGGACAGTTGGAAAAAGACGGTATTACAGCAGTAGCTATTCACGGTAATAAAAGTCAAAATGCAAGAACTAAGGCATTGGCTGATTTTAAAAAAGGTGAAGTACGAGTCTTAGTCGCCACAGATATAGCAGCACGCGGCATCGACATAGACCAGCTGCCTCATGTGGTAAACTTTGAACTGCCTAATGTAAGTGAAGATTATGTACACCGTATTGGACGTACGGGACGTGCCGGTAATGAAGGTGAAGCAATCTCACTGGTATGTGTAGATGAGGATGAATTTTTAAGAAATATTGAAAAGCTTATTAAAAAAGATATTCCAAAAGTATGGTTAAAAGGTTTTAAACCCGATCCTTCTATAAAAGCTGAACCTATAAATATGGGTGGAGGTCGCGGTTCACGAGGTGGTTCTAAAAACAATTCAAAACCTAGACAAAATAAGCCTAGGTCTAACTCTAGAAATCGTTCAAAATCCTAAACACTAAAACTATTTATAACCCTTTACAAACAGGAAAACCGCTACACAAAGAGCGACAAGTGAGACTATAAAAAAGAGTCCTTGAATTCCGTAAGCCAAAACAATAGGCTCAAACAGTAAAGGGGAAGAAAACTGTCCCAAGAAAAAACTAGAGGTTAACATCCCTGAAGCTTTTCCTCTTTTATGCGGCGGTACTTGTGAAAGAAACCAAGCGTTGGTATTTACAAGTAAAAGCCCAAAAGCCATTCCAAGAGGAGCGGTAGCAAAAAAGAGATCTGCAATGCTATTGGCTTGAGAGACGATAAATACCCCTAAACTAAACAAGACAAATGTTGCCATATAGATCTGAATATAAGAAAATTTTGCTTTTATCTTTGCATACTGCATAGAGGTAAGAGCATTAAAAGTCATCGCTGTCGCGATTACAAAACCTACTGTTTGCGGTTTTCCACCTAAGATATTGACTATTAAATACGGCAATTGCGTTGGAAGCATGTAAAACAGTACCATGACAAAAAATGCAGTCAAGTAGACAGGAAACAGTTTTGTTTCTACATCCAAATCTTCATTGATTTGCGTATATTTTTTAGGTTCATAAAGAGATGTAAGAAGTAAGGGAAAAAAGAGTAGAGGAATTAAATAGATAGCGAAAGGATACGACCAATGTAGCTGAGCGAGCAATCCACCTAAAGAGATAAAAAATATACCTCCAAGAGCTACAGCCATCCCCTGTTTTGACATAAATCTATGTCGTGCCTCTTCACTAAAGTAATCTCCAATAAGTGCCGTTGAACTAGTCATAATAAGTGCAACTGCAAGTCCAAGAAGAGCACGACCGATTAGGATCACGTAAAAATCGTGCAGATAAAAGCCGGAACTCCCACCGATTATAAAAAGAATAATACCGCCATACAAAGGCTTTAAGCGTCCAAACTTATCGACAATATGTCCGGCAAACGGTGCAAATAAAGCTATGATCATTGAAGGAATTGTAAGCATCAGTTTTGATAAAAATTCAATATGTTCTATATCTGAAAAAGTATGTGCTATCAGCGGTAAGGAAGAAACTACGGTAATACCGGACATAACACCAAGTGTGGCAATCAACAGTAAGGATATTTGTATTTTTTTTGTATCTCTCATATATCTATTACTCTCTTCGTTTTTTTCCCTTGCCTAGATCATCATATATTAAAAATTTCTCTAAATCTCTTTGAAGCTCTTCATCCAGACTGTCCCAAATAGGTTGCTTTAAAGCATATCTAGCCAAGTCTTCTTTTTTTGCTTTTTTGATATCTCGAATGAGATAATGGTAACGAACCAAGTTTTTCGTATACTCACTTACAAAAGTCCAGTTTTTTATGATCTGATAACTTCTCTCCTCATGATCGGTAAAACTCCATTCTTTAAATTCCCAGTCTTCAGCATCCTTTTTAAAAGCAACAAAAGGTTTTCCGACATCGTGCAAAAAAGCAGCGCCAAGCATCTTAAATTCACCATGTTTAAGTACCTGATACACTACTCTCAAAGTATGAACAAGAACTCCATGCTGGTGCCATTTATTTTGAGTAAAAAAGAGTGAGTCTAAAAATGGTTTTGAAAATATTTTATTTTTTACTTCATTCATGATTTATGCCGTTTTAATACTCAAAACTACACGAGTATGTTTTCATTTCAATTTTTTCTTAAAAATACTAAATAATAATATGTATTCTATCAAAATTATCAAATTCTTTCATATACCACTTTAAGATATCTTTTGATTTTTAACTGCATAAGTTTTAGGAGCCAAGCCAAACATACGTGAAAATTCTCTACTAAATTGTGATGGACTTTCATATCCTACCTCAAATGCTACTTGTGCCGCTTCAATATTTTGTGTCAATAACATCTGTCTAGCTTCTTGAAGACGTAATTTTTTTTGAAATTGCAACGGGCTCATAGCAGTCATTTTTTTGAAACTGTGATATAAAGACGACTCACTCATACTTAGTGTTCGTGCCAACTCTTTAACGTTAAGCGGCTGGTTATACTTATCTTTTATCCTTGTAATAGCCTGTACAATCCGCTGTTCTGAACTTCCGTCTTGAACATATTGACGGATCACATCTCCTCCTTCATCACGCATAACCGTATACAAAATCTCTTTGATTATTAAAGGGGATAGTACAGAAATATCTTCCGGTGAATCAAGCAGACGAACCAAACGGGTAACAGACTCAAGAAGTTGCAGTTTCATATCTCCAAAGTAAAGACCGCGCTGTGATCTAGCCGATTGTTTTGCTACAGGAGGCATCTCTTTTAGCACTTCAAATATTTGCTCCATAGTAAATGTAATGGTAAGTCCGATATAAGGCTGTTGTAATGATGCCTTAACTACCCGTACTTGAGCGGGCATATGTATTGATGCCAATAGGTACATATCTTCATCATATGGAATCAACTCATCGCCAAGACCAACCTCTTTACTGCCTTGTAAAATTATACAAACAGAAGGCTCGTAAAGTGTTTCAAGCATGTCTGTCGGATCAGATCTATAATAAAAAGTAAGCTGATCTATTTGAGTAGTTATGAGGTTATCATCAGTGTATCTTAATTTGATGATATCTTTAAGTTCTTCACGATAGTTTTGTATTGACATATTATTCATAACATATCCATTTTTTTATTATTATACATCTCTTTGCAGAATTAGGCAATCATAATATAGAAATGTTCTATAGGCAATACCAATATTGTAGTACAATTTAATCATGCCATTACACAAAAGTTGTAATACAAAAACACTTTTAGGAGTTCAAGATGGATACTAAAGCAAATGAGAAGTCCAGAAGAGACTTTATAAAACAAACAGCACTAGCAGGTGCAGGTTTAGTATTTTCAACATCTACAAATACATTCGCTAAGGAGCAAAGGATGAACAATAATATACAATCAAAAGGTTATGCAGCAGTAGATACCTCAGGGAAGTTAAAACCTTGGAAATTTGAACGTCGTCCAGTGGGAGATGATGATGTATTAATCAACATCAAATATGCAAGTATTTGCCACTCTGATATCCATCAAATGAAAGGGCATTGGGGAGCACAACAGTACCCTCAAGTACCGGGTCATGAAATTGTCGGTGTCGTTGCTGCAGTCGGAAAAAATGTAACAAAATTTAAAGTTGGTGACAGAGCCGGTGTAGGATGTATGGTAGACAGTAACCCCGAATGTGAAAGTTTTAAACAGGGTGAAGAACAGTACTGTCCTGAGACCGTCTTTACTTATGGTTATCCTGAAAAAAGTTCACCTACTGGAATCTCTCAGGGCGGTTATTCAAATAATATTGTTGTAAAAGAACATTTTGTCGTGCATATTCCGGAAAATATAAGTTTTCAAGAAGCTGCTCCGCTACTCTGTGCTGGAATCACTACATACTCTCCTATTATGAAATTTGACATTAAAAAAGGAGATAAGGTCGGAGTGGCTGGAATCGGCGGTCTTGGACATATGGCTATAAAACTTGCCGTGTCAAAAGGAGCGGAAGTTTATGCTTTTACAACATCTGCAAGCAAGGTAGACGATATATTAAAATTTGGTGCTAAAGAGGCAATCGTTGTAGATGATTTGTCAAAACTACAACCTTATGCAGGCAAGTTAGATTATATGCTTTGTACGATTCCATATCAGTATGATGTTGCTGCTTACGCTTCTGTAGTTAAGCCTTACGGAACTTACACGCAAGTTGGTATGCCTGAAGGTTTCTCTCTTAATTTAAATGCTCTTGGGCTCTCATTTAGCCGCGTTAATTTTAATGCTTCACTTATCGGTGGTATGCCGGAGACTCAAGAGGTAGTAAATTATTGTTCAGACAATAAAGTGTATCCTCAAATTCAGATCATCTCTGCAGAACAGATTAATGAAGCTTGGGACAATGTAGTAAATAAAAAAGCACGTTACCGTTACGTTATAGATGCCGCAACATTCTAAGCAATTATAATGGCTAAAATATTTATAACCGGTTCGACTGACGGTTTGGGTTTCTTGGCAGCTCAAATGCTGATAAACGAAGGGCATAATGTTGTTCTGCATGCCCGTAATGAAGAACGTTCAAAAGAGCTACAGGAGAAGTTAACTTCATCCCAGACAATTTTGACAGCAAACCTGTCTGATATAAAAGCGACCAAAGAGTTGGCAAAAGAGCTAAACAGATTGGGAGCATTTGATGCAATTATTCATAATGCAGGTGTATATGAAAGTTCAAATGAGGAGATTTTCAAAGTTAATGTACTTGCTCCATATATTTTAAGTGCTCTTGTACATAAACCAAAGCGGCTTATCTATATAGGTTCAAATATGCACCAGCAAGGAGTTTTAGATATTGAAAACATTTCTTTAGAACAAGGTGTCAACTATGCAACTTCAAAACTACTTGTACTGATGCTCTCTTTTACATTAGCGCGTAAATGGCCCGATGTTTATGTCAATACTGTTGATCCTGGTTGGGTCCCGACAAAGATGGGTGGTTCAAGTGCGCCTGATGATTTAGATGAGGGGGCAAAAACACAAGTATGGTTGGCCTCAAGTGAAGCTGCTACGTTTAGTGGTCTTTACCTTTTTCATATGCAAGAGGCAAGTCATTCTTTAAAAGCAGACAATATCAGTGCACAGGAACAATTGCTTCAACACTATAAAATGATTAGCGGTGTTGAATTACAAGATTAAAGAAAACTATTCAAAAGGACTAAGAGATGAAGTATACAGATAAAGCAGAATTTGAAAAAGCAAATATGTTTGGTACAGGTGCATACAATGAAGATTATGCACAATACTTTACGGGAGATTCTTTTTTAAACTTATTACTCAATCCGGAAGATGCACATCTTCTTATGTTCAATGTCACTTTTGAGCCTGGTTGTCGCAATGACTGGCATATTCATCATGCTCAAAGTGGCGGTGGGCAGATACTGATCTGTACTGCCGGAGAAGGTTGGTACCAAAAGGATGGTGAAGAACCCATAAGCCTTCAAGAGGGATCAGTTGCATATATTCCAACAGGTGTAAAACATTGGCACGGTGCAAAAGCCGACAGCTGGTTTAGTCATATAGCTATAGAGATACCGGGAACTCAAACAAGTAACGAATGGCTTGAACGTGTAGATGAT is a window from the Sulfurimonas sp. C5 genome containing:
- the polA gene encoding DNA polymerase I; translated protein: MSKVVTVIDTFGFFFRSFYALPQHLKTKDGFPTGLLTGFTNFISTLQKEHDSDYLIFAVDSKGPTFRNEIDENYKANRQAPPPELTMQLPVAIEWINKMGYKTLGLTGFEADDMIATVVKFAKEKGYIVRVVSHDKDLYQLIDDDKVVLVDAIKRKSINEAACYEKYGVTPKQFIDYQSILGDSADNVPGVKGIGKVGAEKLLKEFGTLDNIYANIDAIKGANQKKLIESKEQAYMSKQLVSLRDDAFENLDFEEYKMDVENPFLNIYDELVQYEQNAVLRTLHAKNMVSEERKEQAVKKAQEEIEEDKSAEEFKTTLITNTKTLNEVLSQLEELSVVAFDTETTGLDYKTDKLVGFSFCFNEDEAYYVPFGHFYLGVGEQISQEDAKEAIKKIFKSLVVGHNIKFDLHFVNKFVGETLKPYADSMILAWLINSEAALALDKLSEKLLNHKMISFKDTVKKGDDFSSVELEEACKYAAEDAYITLKLYNLFLQKLELQNAAHLIDEADEIEIPFMQTLLEMEENGIALDTVFLEKFLDEVKDSLANLTKEIYELAGSEFNINSTKQLGVILFETLGLPVGKKTKTGYSTDEKVLNSLIEAHPIIPKLLEYREVYKLYSTYIEPLLKLAKESESSRIYTSFVQTGTATGRLSSKNPNLQNIPTRTPLGAKIRQAFVAPKGKKLIGIDYSQIELRLLAHFTQDPVLVDAFNHDKDIHLQTAIVLFGEEEAAKKRNIAKTVNFGLLYGMGQKKLSDTLGITTKEAKEIIEKYFESFTTVKTYFRSIVDGSKHNGYIETLLHRRRYFDYENATPMFKAAYERESVNSVFQGSASDLIKLAMNKIAKTIKKENLRAKLLLQIHDELIFEVDEDVADELGKKFQSIMEEIYELHIPLKASLNIGDNWSELK
- a CDS encoding HDOD domain-containing protein, whose protein sequence is MKSSIIESIKSLPPLSKTIAEIDRVFADSESGVADLAKVIEHDPMIVANLLKTANSPLYGFGNEIKNVAQAVSLFGMSMTRSIAVGNAVRKLLNVDMQPYGITSDDFAEISSMQATLMTKWYSKIDKAKAEKLYLAAFLQETGKILIASDVIKEDEDVSFKSEVEMSNNLAQVEKSYVGVTSSEVTSKVFEHWGFPKEFVEMIRFADTPEEAPAEIKEFATALHIVKTALPINKPFSEQAINFALRKARDGGYKYEILEDAIDDMLDIIEEEAEV
- a CDS encoding sulfite exporter TauE/SafE family protein, with product MDTVNIIAIVSIAFLGSFGHCIGMCGGIVLAYSSIKIEPQSSKVSKSVAHLLYSLGRVFTYTILGAIFGSLGGVVTFSNTANGALLVFAGIVMVLAGLSLMGKIKFLTVIEHTFSSSQMYKNAFRSILNSKSNFSFFVLGMLNGLLPCGFVYFFAITAAATASPLYGALVMFIFGISTIPAMFGLGFLSSMASATSFRNMMMSLSSVAVILYGGFTIYNGYDYLTNPLRTVQQCH
- a CDS encoding DEAD/DEAH box helicase, producing the protein MTFKELGLSAPLLKAIQEQGYTKATPIQEKAIPVVLEKKDILAGAQTGTGKTAGFTLPLLELLARDKATKDKRHVRALILTPTRELAAQVGESVSLYGKYLPFKSTVIFGGVKINPQITQLRKGVDIVVATPGRLLDHISQGTIKLSKVDFFILDEADRMLDMGFINDIKKIMKLLPKERQNLLFSATYSDAIKKLSESLLKSPTLIEVARRNTSSEIVKQAVYHVDKARKRELLTHLIRDGDWKQVLVFTRTKHGANKLCGQLEKDGITAVAIHGNKSQNARTKALADFKKGEVRVLVATDIAARGIDIDQLPHVVNFELPNVSEDYVHRIGRTGRAGNEGEAISLVCVDEDEFLRNIEKLIKKDIPKVWLKGFKPDPSIKAEPINMGGGRGSRGGSKNNSKPRQNKPRSNSRNRSKS
- a CDS encoding MFS transporter, which encodes MRDTKKIQISLLLIATLGVMSGITVVSSLPLIAHTFSDIEHIEFLSKLMLTIPSMIIALFAPFAGHIVDKFGRLKPLYGGIILFIIGGSSGFYLHDFYVILIGRALLGLAVALIMTSSTALIGDYFSEEARHRFMSKQGMAVALGGIFFISLGGLLAQLHWSYPFAIYLIPLLFFPLLLTSLYEPKKYTQINEDLDVETKLFPVYLTAFFVMVLFYMLPTQLPYLIVNILGGKPQTVGFVIATAMTFNALTSMQYAKIKAKFSYIQIYMATFVLFSLGVFIVSQANSIADLFFATAPLGMAFGLLLVNTNAWFLSQVPPHKRGKASGMLTSSFFLGQFSSPLLFEPIVLAYGIQGLFFIVSLVALCVAVFLFVKGYK
- a CDS encoding HD domain-containing protein gives rise to the protein MNEVKNKIFSKPFLDSLFFTQNKWHQHGVLVHTLRVVYQVLKHGEFKMLGAAFLHDVGKPFVAFKKDAEDWEFKEWSFTDHEERSYQIIKNWTFVSEYTKNLVRYHYLIRDIKKAKKEDLARYALKQPIWDSLDEELQRDLEKFLIYDDLGKGKKRRE
- a CDS encoding AraC family transcriptional regulator; this encodes MNNMSIQNYREELKDIIKLRYTDDNLITTQIDQLTFYYRSDPTDMLETLYEPSVCIILQGSKEVGLGDELIPYDEDMYLLASIHMPAQVRVVKASLQQPYIGLTITFTMEQIFEVLKEMPPVAKQSARSQRGLYFGDMKLQLLESVTRLVRLLDSPEDISVLSPLIIKEILYTVMRDEGGDVIRQYVQDGSSEQRIVQAITRIKDKYNQPLNVKELARTLSMSESSLYHSFKKMTAMSPLQFQKKLRLQEARQMLLTQNIEAAQVAFEVGYESPSQFSREFSRMFGLAPKTYAVKNQKIS
- a CDS encoding NAD(P)-dependent alcohol dehydrogenase gives rise to the protein MDTKANEKSRRDFIKQTALAGAGLVFSTSTNTFAKEQRMNNNIQSKGYAAVDTSGKLKPWKFERRPVGDDDVLINIKYASICHSDIHQMKGHWGAQQYPQVPGHEIVGVVAAVGKNVTKFKVGDRAGVGCMVDSNPECESFKQGEEQYCPETVFTYGYPEKSSPTGISQGGYSNNIVVKEHFVVHIPENISFQEAAPLLCAGITTYSPIMKFDIKKGDKVGVAGIGGLGHMAIKLAVSKGAEVYAFTTSASKVDDILKFGAKEAIVVDDLSKLQPYAGKLDYMLCTIPYQYDVAAYASVVKPYGTYTQVGMPEGFSLNLNALGLSFSRVNFNASLIGGMPETQEVVNYCSDNKVYPQIQIISAEQINEAWDNVVNKKARYRYVIDAATF
- a CDS encoding SDR family NAD(P)-dependent oxidoreductase, coding for MAKIFITGSTDGLGFLAAQMLINEGHNVVLHARNEERSKELQEKLTSSQTILTANLSDIKATKELAKELNRLGAFDAIIHNAGVYESSNEEIFKVNVLAPYILSALVHKPKRLIYIGSNMHQQGVLDIENISLEQGVNYATSKLLVLMLSFTLARKWPDVYVNTVDPGWVPTKMGGSSAPDDLDEGAKTQVWLASSEAATFSGLYLFHMQEASHSLKADNISAQEQLLQHYKMISGVELQD
- a CDS encoding cupin domain-containing protein, whose amino-acid sequence is MKYTDKAEFEKANMFGTGAYNEDYAQYFTGDSFLNLLLNPEDAHLLMFNVTFEPGCRNDWHIHHAQSGGGQILICTAGEGWYQKDGEEPISLQEGSVAYIPTGVKHWHGAKADSWFSHIAIEIPGTQTSNEWLERVDDKYYESLKG